One window from the genome of Nicotiana sylvestris chromosome 9, ASM39365v2, whole genome shotgun sequence encodes:
- the LOC138876950 gene encoding uncharacterized protein: MASSSNRAVKSVDESQAQHNVMPHLQGENEEPLPDLNHPRVSGNEVGSNPRAISHNTPFMTPPFQQMAEFFRHLAGTRSEPSEMNFEKIRKMGGVEFEGTTDPTVAEQWLERMERVFEQLECTNASKFKYAISLLQKDAYDWWVSVPNAKAKPPVLTWDDFVKLFRAKYVPPVYCDAKKKEFLNLRQGSMSIAEYQQNFLRLSRYAKGIIDGERDKCRRFEEELTKEEASRRENRFRKGNSDYGGPSKKGKFDYSKTESTHKSLHHKQNKSNYSTASTPSYGQGKTHTPTCAQCGKNHYGACRRASDACFNCGSMDHKVKDCPNPNPFSYSHTEGSVQKPVTTHSQANSSTRPRNMQATGSSGANQDGGSRATARVYAMRQKNDQDGPDVVAGKFHLFGISVVTLFDPGSSHSYVCSLLAFPDTVKSGRLEFDVLVTSPLGHQAVVNRIYRDCSFMIQNPVFPDDLLEMPFQDYDVIFGMDWLHRHHAVVDCRLKQVTFSTPAHSHIVVQGERSLTSNIISAVLARKMICQGCDAYLAHIVDTPLGSPSFKDIPTVCDFPDVFPDDLPGLPPEREIEFPINLVPGTTPISIAPYRMAPAELKELKAQLQELLEKGFIRPSISPWGAPVLFVKKKDGTLRLCIDYRQLNKVTIKNKYPLPRIDDLFDQLKGASLFSKIDLRSGYYQLRVREQDVPKTAFRTRYGHYEFLVMPFGLTNAPAAFMDLMNRIFKPYLDQFVVVFIDDILVYSKNREDHDKHIRIVMQILKERQLYAKLSKCEFWLNEVAFLGHIVSSEGVKVDPSKIQAIVDWKLPKTPTEIRSFLGLAGYCRRFVKGFSIIASPLTKLLGKDTKFVWDDKCQESFEKLKSLLTQAPILSLPAEGKDYVVYSDASHRGLGCILMQEGKVIAYASQKEKCHIFTDHKSLNYLGTQKELNLRQRRWIELIKDYDCTIDYHPGKANVVADALSRNSLASLTLSHLPLLLELRAMNVCLSFNSNGSIIANLQVKPVLLEQVQEAHKLDEKLVKWAEEVQNGRESNFSLRKDGTLFYKNRLCVPNDDELRKQILIEAHSSPYAMHPGGTKMYRTIKEHYWWSGMKKDIAEFIFKCLVCQQIKAEHQVPAGLLQPLSILE, from the exons ATGGCCTCTTCTTCGAATAGAGCTGTTAAATCCGTTGATGAAAGTCAGGCTCAGCATAATGTCATGCCTCACCTTCAGGGAGAAAATGAGGAACCCTTGCCTGACCTAAATCATCCGCGTGTTAGTGGAAATGAAGTGGGCAGTAATCCAAGAGCAATAAGTCATAATACTCCATTTATGACTCCTCCATTCCAGCAAATGGCTGAGTTCTTTCGTCACTTGGCTGGGACAAGGTCAGAACCTAGTGAAATGAATTTTGAGAAGATAAGAAAAATGGGCGGAGTTGAATTTGAAGGCACTACAGATCCCACGGTAGCTGAACAATGGCTCGAGCGCATGGAGAGGGTCTTTGAACAATTGGAGTGTACTAATGCTTCCAAATTTAAGTATGCTATCTCTCTTTTACAAAAAGACGCCTATGATTGGTGGGTAAGTGTGCCAAATGCAAAAGCAAAACCTCCGGTGCTGACTTGGGATGACTTTGTGAAATTATTTCGTGCAAAATATGTTCcccctgtctattgtgatgctaaaAAGAAAGAGTTTTTGAATTTAAGACAAGGAAGTATGTCTATTGCAGAATATCAACAAAACTTTCTCAGGCTTTCTCGCTATGCTAAAGGTATTATTGATGGTGAAAGAGACAAGtgcagaagatttgaagaag AATTGACAAAGGAAGAAGCTAGTAGGAGAGAAAACAGGTTTAGGAAGGGTAATTCAGATTATGGCGGTCCATCCAAAAAGGGAAAGTTTGATTATTCCAAGACTGAGAGTACACATAAATCATTACATCATAAGCAGAATAAGTCGAATTATTCTACTGCCAGTACTCCAAGTTATGGCCAAGGCAAAACTCATACCCCTACTTGTGCACAGTGCGGGAAGAATCATTATGGTGCCTGTAGACGAGCTTCCGATGCTTGCTTTAATTGTGGAAGTATGGATCATAAAGTGAAGGATTGTCCTAATCCTAATCCTTTTTCGTATTCACATACAGAGGGATCAGTTCAAAAGCCTGTCACTACTCATTCTCAAGCTAATAGCAGTACTAGACCTCGAAATATGCAAGCAACGGGTTCGAGTGGAGCTAATCAGGATGGTGGGTCAAGGGCTACTGCACGAGTTTATGCTATGAGACAGAAGAATGACCAGGATGGCCCAGACGTGGTTGCTGGTAAATTTCACTTATTTGGCATATCTGTTGTTACACTATTTGATCCTGGATCTTCGCACTCTTATGTTTGCTCATTACTTGCATTTCCTGATACTGTTAAATCTGGGAGACTTGAATTTGATGTGCTAGTCACGAGTCCATTAGGTCATCAGGCTGTTGTTAACAGGATTTACCGAGATTGTTCATTCATGATTCAAAATCCGGTCTTCCCTGACGACTTGCTTGAAATGCCTTTCCAAGACTATGATGTTATTTTTGGCATGGATTGGCTCCATAGGCACCACGCAGTGGTTGATTGTAGGTTGAAGCAAGTGACATTTAGCACTCCTGCACATTCACACATAGTAGTTCAAGGAGAAAGATCATTGACATCTAATATTATTTCAGCGGTCTTGGCAAGGAAAATGATTTGTCAAGGTTGTGATGCCTATCTTGCTCATATAGTCGATACACCATTGGGGAGTCCAAGTTTTAAGGACATACCAACTGTGTGcgactttcctgatgtatttcctgatgaTCTTCCTGGGTTGCCTCCAGAAAGGGAGATTGAATTTCCTATAAATCTTGTCCCGGGAACTACCCCTATTTCTATCGCTCCTTATAGAATGGCTCCAGCTgaattaaaagagttgaaggctcAATTGCAAGAActtcttgagaaaggtttcatccgTCCCAGTATTTCACCTTGGGGAGCtcctgttttatttgtgaaaaagaaagatggcacTCTTAGGCTttgcattgattaccgacagctgaacaaggtaacaatcaagaacaaatacCCACTGCCTAGAATCGATGACTTGTTTGACCAACTGAAGGGTGCCAGcttattctcaaaaattgacttgagGTCTGGATATTATCAGTTGCGTGTGAGGGAGCAAGATGTTCCTAAAACTGCTTTTAGGACCAGGTATGGCCATTATGAATTtttggtaatgccatttggtttaacaAATGCTCCTGCCGCATTTATGGATCTAATGAACCGTATATTCAAGCCTTATCTCGATCAATTTGTGgtagtgtttattgatgacattttagTCTATTCCAAGAATAGAGAAGATCATGATAAGCATATCCGAATTGTGATGCAAATTCTGAAAGAGAGACAACTCTACGCTAAGctttccaaatgtgaattttggctgaatgAAGTGGCTTTTTTAGGGCACATTGTATCATCTGAAGGTGTGAAGGTTGATCCTAGTAAGATTCAAGCTATTGTTGATTGGAAACTCCCTAAAACTCCAACTGAGATAAgaagtttcttgggtttagcAGGATACTGCAGAAGGTTTGTGAAGGGCTTCTCTATTATAGCTTCTCCTTTAACCAAACTTTTGGGGAAAGATACTAAGTTTGTATGggatgacaagtgtcaagagagcTTTGAAAAGCTCAAATCCTTGTTGACACAAGCTCCAATACTTTCTTTGCCAGCTGAAGGAAAAGATTATGTGGTATACAGTGATGCATCTCATCGTGGCTTGGGTTGTATTTTGATGCAAGAAGGGAAAGTAATTGCTTATGCCTCTCAAAA AGAGAAGTGTCACATATTtactgatcacaagagtttgaATTACTTGGGTACACAAAAAGAGTTAAACTTGAGACAACGTAGATGGATTGAACTCATCAAAGATTATGATTGCACGATTGATTATCATCCTGGTAAAGCCAATGTGGTTGCAGATGCGTTGAGTCGCAATTCCCTTGCAAGTTTAACTCTAAGTCATTTGCCTTTGCTTCTTGAATTAAGAGCCATGAATGTTTGCCTTTCATTTAATTCTAATGGTTCTATCATTGCTAATTTGCAAGTCAAGCCAGTCTTACTTGAGCAAGTCCAAGAAGCACATAAGTTAGATGAGAAGCTGGTGAAATGGGCTGAAGAAGTCCAAAATGGAAGAGAATCAAATTTTTCATTAAGGAAAGATGGTaccttattttataaaaataggttgTGTGTTCCTAATGATGATGAATTGAGAAAGCAGATCTTAATTGAAGCACATAGttcaccttatgcaatgcatcctGGAGGTACTAAAATGTATCGGACCATTAAGgaacactattggtggagtggtatgaagaaagacattgcagAGTTCATTTTTAAATGCTTGGTATGTCAACAAATAAAAGCCGAACATCAAGTCCCAGCTGGTTTACTGCAACCTTTGTCAATACTTGAATGA